The uncultured Fusobacterium sp. genome includes a window with the following:
- a CDS encoding TetR/AcrR family transcriptional regulator: MPKKAIFTKEQIFKKAFEVFKQNGLEAITARNLAKSLNCSPAPIYSFYTSLEILKKDLINQAKSIFMEYVKESSTEYIFLNIGIGICKFAREEKQLFHTIFLKDSSYSSLVREFRDLIKVEMSKDSRFDKLDEEFKTELFLDCWMYAHGFSTLIATNYFKDVSDSFIQKRLVSGAATMMYKRLEEYNK; the protein is encoded by the coding sequence TTGCCTAAAAAAGCTATTTTTACTAAAGAACAAATTTTTAAAAAAGCCTTTGAAGTTTTTAAGCAAAATGGACTAGAAGCTATAACTGCTAGAAATTTAGCTAAATCGCTGAATTGTTCTCCAGCTCCAATATATAGTTTCTATACTTCATTAGAAATATTAAAAAAAGATCTTATTAATCAAGCTAAATCTATATTTATGGAGTATGTTAAAGAGTCTAGTACAGAGTATATATTTCTTAATATAGGAATAGGAATTTGTAAATTTGCTAGAGAGGAAAAACAACTTTTCCATACAATATTCCTAAAAGATAGCTCTTATAGTAGCCTTGTAAGAGAGTTTAGAGATCTAATAAAAGTAGAGATGTCTAAAGATAGTAGATTTGACAAATTAGATGAAGAGTTTAAAACTGAGCTTTTCCTTGATTGCTGGATGTATGCTCATGGATTCTCAACTTTAATAGCTACAAACTACTTTAAAGATGTTTCAGATAGTTTTATTCAAAAAAGACTTGTATCTGGAGCAGCTACTATGATGTATAAAAGGCTTGAAGAATACAATAAATAA
- a CDS encoding PTS sugar transporter subunit IIA, which yields MLEYFNNKLITVIDGKHTKEEILKIMVDLIGENSDALSNKEDFLENILNREKVGSTGIGLGIALPHARCENIKKIVVAVALLKEPINFNSLDGESVKLLVMLGAPKSQGAEYLSLVGTLMRTFRNTESRNTLLEASNQQELIEAIAELNK from the coding sequence ATGCTTGAATATTTTAATAATAAACTTATCACTGTAATTGATGGAAAACATACTAAAGAAGAGATTTTAAAGATAATGGTTGATTTAATTGGAGAAAATAGTGATGCTCTTTCTAATAAAGAGGATTTTTTAGAAAATATACTTAATCGTGAAAAAGTAGGTAGTACTGGTATAGGGCTTGGAATAGCTCTTCCACATGCTAGATGTGAAAATATAAAAAAAATTGTAGTTGCTGTAGCTCTTTTAAAAGAACCTATCAATTTTAATTCCCTTGATGGTGAAAGTGTAAAATTATTAGTGATGTTAGGAGCTCCTAAGAGTCAAGGAGCAGAGTATCTATCTCTTGTAGGAACTCTTATGAGAACTTTTAGAAATACAGAATCAAGAAATACTCTTCTAGAAGCATCAAATCAACAAGAGCTAATTGAAGCTATTGCGGAGTTGAATAAATAA
- a CDS encoding fructose-1,6-bisphosphatase → MSELEKVIAEQEIKYLTLLSGKFKNIGETATEIINLQAILNLPKGTEHFLSDIHGEYEAFNHVLKNGSGAVRQKIDEVFGDELNIFEKKELATVIYYPKEKIEWLAKDLKNMDKWYKTIIYRLIEICSVVSSKYTSSKVRKAMPKDFSYIIQEIIYERKELLNKKEYIANIIDTIISIGRAKEFVMAISNLIQRLIIDRLHIVGDIYDRGPSPHLIMDTLMNYHDVDIQWGNHDILWMGAGLGSKGCIANVIRICARYGNNDILEDAYGINLLPLATFAMENYGNDPCEYFQSRDGKSTPLKAQIHKAITVIQMKIEGNIIERNPDFNMEHRNMFRKIDFDRGVITLNGKEYELRDKNFPTVDKNNPLKLTREESEIMENLRLSFLRSEKLQRHIRFLFAKGSLYLKCNSNLLYHGCIPLTADGQLKDIYIRGEYLKGKAALDRAEKLCREAYFNRANSADSPEDKVKADFVWYMWCGKDSPLFGKDDMKTFERYFIEDKETHVENKNPYYKFCNQEETCDMILKEFKLNPKISHIINGHVPVKEKKGESPIKANGKLYIIDGGFSKAYQPQTGLAGYTLIFNSYGMKLVSHAPFESAEKSIKEGKDIISSSRIVDVSQNRIRVKDTDIGKELQNQVNDLKKLLNAYRKGLIKNSEN, encoded by the coding sequence ATGAGCGAATTAGAAAAAGTTATTGCAGAACAAGAAATTAAATATCTTACTTTACTTTCTGGAAAATTTAAAAATATTGGTGAAACTGCTACTGAGATTATCAACTTACAAGCCATATTAAATTTACCAAAGGGTACAGAACACTTTCTTAGTGATATCCATGGAGAATATGAAGCTTTTAACCATGTTCTAAAAAATGGATCTGGTGCTGTTCGCCAAAAAATAGATGAAGTTTTTGGTGATGAACTTAATATTTTTGAGAAAAAAGAGTTAGCAACTGTTATATATTATCCAAAAGAAAAGATAGAGTGGTTAGCTAAAGATCTTAAAAATATGGATAAATGGTATAAAACTATTATCTATCGTCTAATTGAAATTTGTAGTGTTGTATCTTCTAAATATACAAGTTCAAAAGTTAGAAAAGCTATGCCTAAAGATTTCTCATATATTATCCAAGAGATCATATATGAAAGAAAGGAACTTTTAAATAAAAAAGAGTATATAGCTAATATCATTGATACAATTATCTCTATTGGAAGAGCTAAAGAGTTTGTTATGGCAATTTCAAATCTAATTCAAAGACTTATAATTGATAGATTACATATAGTGGGGGATATTTATGATAGGGGACCTAGTCCCCACCTCATTATGGATACTCTTATGAATTATCACGATGTTGATATTCAATGGGGAAACCACGATATTCTATGGATGGGAGCAGGACTTGGAAGTAAAGGTTGTATAGCTAATGTTATTAGAATCTGTGCTAGATATGGTAATAATGATATTTTAGAAGATGCCTATGGAATCAATCTTCTTCCTCTAGCTACTTTTGCTATGGAAAATTATGGTAATGATCCTTGTGAATATTTCCAAAGTAGAGATGGAAAAAGTACTCCATTAAAAGCACAAATTCATAAGGCTATCACTGTTATCCAAATGAAAATCGAAGGTAATATCATTGAAAGAAACCCTGATTTTAATATGGAACATAGAAATATGTTTAGAAAAATTGATTTTGATAGAGGAGTTATAACATTAAATGGTAAAGAGTATGAATTAAGAGATAAAAACTTCCCAACTGTTGATAAAAATAACCCTTTAAAACTTACTCGTGAAGAGAGTGAGATCATGGAAAATCTAAGACTTTCATTTTTAAGAAGTGAAAAGCTACAAAGACATATTAGATTTTTATTTGCTAAGGGAAGCTTGTATCTAAAATGTAACTCTAATCTTCTATATCATGGTTGTATTCCTCTTACTGCTGATGGACAATTAAAAGATATCTATATAAGAGGAGAGTATTTAAAAGGAAAGGCTGCTCTTGATAGAGCTGAAAAACTTTGCAGAGAAGCTTACTTTAATAGAGCTAATAGTGCTGATAGCCCTGAAGATAAGGTTAAAGCTGATTTTGTTTGGTATATGTGGTGTGGTAAAGACTCTCCTCTATTTGGAAAAGATGATATGAAAACTTTTGAACGTTACTTTATAGAAGATAAGGAAACTCATGTGGAAAATAAAAATCCTTACTATAAGTTCTGCAATCAAGAGGAAACTTGTGATATGATTCTTAAAGAGTTTAAATTAAATCCTAAAATTTCTCATATTATTAATGGGCATGTTCCTGTTAAAGAGAAAAAGGGAGAATCACCTATTAAAGCAAATGGTAAGCTTTATATTATTGATGGTGGTTTCTCTAAAGCTTATCAGCCTCAAACTGGTTTAGCTGGATATACTCTAATTTTTAACTCTTATGGTATGAAATTAGTTTCTCATGCTCCTTTTGAATCTGCTGAAAAATCTATAAAAGAGGGTAAAGATATTATCTCATCTAGTCGTATAGTTGATGTTAGCCAAAATAGAATAAGAGTTAAAGACACTGATATTGGAAAAGAGTTACAAAACCAAGTTAATGATTTAAAGAAATTATTAAATGCTTATAGAAAAGGTTTAATAAAGAATAGTGAAAATTAA
- the lpxK gene encoding tetraacyldisaccharide 4'-kinase yields the protein MRILSFIYYLITSLRNFLYDKGIFRVKRVPGVEVICIGNITVGGTGKTPAVQYFSKRLQKMGRKVAVVSRGYRGKRKREPLLVSDGREIFATTRESGDEPFLHALNLHKIPIIVSSNRYKGCLFAKKHFNVDTIILDDGFQHRKLGRNRDIVLIDATNPFGWGQLLPLGMLREDFKKAAKRASEFIITKSDLVSEREVERIKKYLKKKLNKEVSTAKHGVTSLCDLKGNAKPLFWIKDKRVLLFSGLANPLNFEKTVISLEPSYIERVDFMDHHNFKKKDIELIQKRAESMQASYIITTEKDLVKLPSDLSINNLFVLKIEFTLLEDNSLKDLEEIKK from the coding sequence ATGAGAATATTATCGTTTATATATTATTTAATTACTTCCTTGCGAAACTTTCTTTATGATAAAGGAATCTTTAGAGTAAAGAGAGTTCCAGGAGTTGAAGTAATATGCATAGGAAATATTACTGTAGGGGGTACTGGTAAAACCCCTGCTGTTCAATATTTTTCAAAAAGATTACAAAAGATGGGGCGAAAGGTTGCAGTAGTTTCTAGAGGATATCGAGGAAAGAGAAAGAGAGAACCTCTTTTAGTAAGTGATGGAAGAGAGATTTTTGCCACTACTCGAGAGAGTGGAGATGAGCCATTTTTACATGCTCTCAACCTTCATAAGATACCAATAATTGTAAGTTCTAATAGATATAAAGGGTGTCTTTTTGCTAAGAAACACTTCAATGTAGACACTATTATTCTTGATGATGGTTTTCAACATAGAAAATTAGGGCGTAACAGAGATATAGTTCTTATTGATGCTACTAACCCTTTTGGTTGGGGACAACTTCTTCCTTTGGGAATGTTGAGAGAAGATTTTAAAAAAGCTGCTAAAAGAGCTAGTGAATTCATAATTACAAAATCAGATTTAGTAAGTGAAAGAGAAGTTGAAAGAATAAAAAAATATTTAAAGAAAAAATTGAATAAAGAGGTTTCCACAGCAAAACATGGAGTTACATCTCTTTGTGATCTAAAAGGAAATGCTAAACCTCTATTTTGGATAAAAGACAAGAGAGTTCTACTTTTTTCAGGTCTTGCAAATCCTCTTAACTTTGAAAAAACAGTAATATCTTTAGAGCCTTCTTATATTGAAAGAGTAGATTTTATGGATCACCATAATTTTAAGAAAAAAGATATTGAACTTATTCAAAAACGTGCAGAAAGTATGCAAGCTTCTTATATAATTACAACTGAGAAAGATTTGGTAAAACTTCCAAGTGATCTATCTATTAATAATCTATTTGTGTTAAAGATAGAGTTTACTCTATTGGAAGATAACAGTTTAAAAGATTTGGAGGAAATTAAAAAATGA
- the ppdK gene encoding pyruvate, phosphate dikinase: MKRVYGFNEGGKELIDILGGKGGNLAEMKRIGLPIPEGIIVSTTACKEFFRDGKKITPELEKEILEKLEYLQEVTGKKFEGDNPLLVSVRSGAPISMPGMMDTILNLGLNDITAEKMSKIFNDEIFVHELYARFIQMFSEIVMGIEKELFFSLKEKLFAERKDEPKIDTYKLVIKKSKELYKEKTGLDFPESAKEQLFMAVNAIFNSWENDRAILYRKINGIDDSMGTAVVIQEMVFGNRNDNSGTGVAFSRNPSNGENELFGEYLLKAQGEDIVAGIRTPEPIARLHEQLPEIYDEFARLAKVLENHNKDMQDIEFTIEDGKLYLLQTRNGKRSPYAAVKIAVDMVHEGILSKEEAIMKVDPNVLPQLLHGNFDPEAVKKATLLGKGLPGSAGVAIGRVMFASERVETRALAILVREETSPEDIKGISQAQGIVTVKGGATSHGAVVARGMGKCCVTGCGEIQINDIKREMYINGHTVKEGDFISISGYTGDIFLGKVKLTEPKFDDNLKEFVSWCKEIKRLGVRMNADTPADAFLGKGFGAEGIGLCRTEHMFFQKEKIWTIRSMIMSTNPVEREEALKKMLDLQREDFYNIFKVVDGQVVIIRLLDPPLHEFLPKEEKDKEKMASILNLPLIEIERRIRNLKDENPMLGHRGCRLAVTYPEIYNTQARGVIEAALQCKKEGINVKPEIMIPLIIGVGELKFIKQNITAEINKVFEEQGMSIEYKIGTMMETPRACLLADDIAKEAEFFSFGTNDLTQTTMGLSRDDSVKFIDDYHTHGIFKLEPFASIDVRGVGKLVKLGATLGREANPKLEIGICGEHGGDPKSIDFFEKTGLDYVSCSPFRILVAIVAAAQSHIRNI; the protein is encoded by the coding sequence ATGAAAAGAGTTTATGGTTTTAATGAAGGTGGAAAGGAATTAATAGACATATTAGGTGGAAAAGGTGGAAACTTAGCTGAAATGAAAAGAATAGGACTACCTATACCTGAAGGAATAATTGTTTCAACTACAGCATGTAAAGAGTTTTTTAGAGATGGCAAGAAAATAACTCCAGAACTTGAAAAAGAAATTCTTGAAAAACTTGAATATTTACAAGAAGTAACAGGTAAAAAATTTGAAGGAGATAATCCTCTTCTTGTATCTGTAAGATCAGGAGCTCCTATATCTATGCCTGGAATGATGGACACTATATTAAACCTTGGACTTAATGATATCACTGCTGAAAAAATGTCAAAAATATTTAATGATGAGATATTTGTACATGAACTTTATGCTAGATTTATCCAAATGTTCTCTGAAATAGTTATGGGAATTGAAAAAGAACTTTTCTTCTCTTTAAAAGAAAAACTATTTGCTGAAAGAAAAGATGAACCAAAAATTGATACTTATAAATTAGTTATAAAAAAATCTAAAGAGCTTTACAAAGAAAAAACTGGATTAGATTTCCCAGAATCTGCAAAAGAACAATTATTTATGGCAGTAAATGCTATCTTTAACTCTTGGGAAAATGACAGAGCTATCCTTTATAGAAAGATAAATGGAATTGATGACTCAATGGGAACTGCAGTAGTTATTCAAGAGATGGTATTTGGTAACCGTAATGACAACTCTGGTACTGGTGTTGCTTTCTCCAGAAACCCTTCTAATGGAGAAAATGAACTATTTGGAGAGTATCTATTAAAGGCTCAAGGTGAAGATATTGTTGCTGGTATCAGAACTCCTGAACCAATAGCTAGACTTCACGAACAACTTCCTGAAATCTATGATGAGTTTGCTAGACTTGCTAAAGTTCTTGAAAATCACAATAAAGATATGCAAGATATTGAATTTACAATTGAAGATGGAAAACTATATCTTCTTCAAACTAGAAATGGTAAGAGAAGTCCATATGCTGCTGTAAAAATAGCTGTTGATATGGTACATGAAGGAATTTTATCTAAAGAAGAAGCTATTATGAAAGTTGATCCTAATGTTCTTCCTCAACTTCTTCATGGAAACTTTGACCCTGAAGCTGTTAAAAAAGCTACTTTACTTGGTAAAGGACTTCCAGGTTCAGCAGGAGTTGCAATTGGTAGAGTTATGTTTGCATCTGAAAGAGTTGAAACTAGAGCTCTTGCTATTCTAGTTAGAGAGGAAACATCTCCAGAAGATATCAAAGGAATTAGCCAAGCTCAAGGTATTGTTACTGTTAAAGGTGGAGCTACATCTCATGGAGCTGTTGTTGCTAGAGGAATGGGTAAATGTTGTGTTACTGGTTGTGGAGAGATACAAATTAATGATATTAAGAGAGAGATGTATATCAATGGACATACAGTAAAAGAGGGAGATTTTATCTCTATTAGTGGATATACTGGAGATATTTTCCTTGGTAAAGTTAAACTTACTGAACCTAAATTTGATGATAATCTAAAAGAATTTGTATCTTGGTGTAAAGAAATTAAAAGACTTGGAGTTAGAATGAATGCTGATACTCCTGCTGATGCTTTCTTAGGAAAAGGATTTGGAGCTGAAGGAATAGGACTTTGTAGAACTGAACATATGTTCTTCCAAAAGGAAAAAATCTGGACTATTAGAAGTATGATTATGAGTACTAACCCAGTTGAAAGAGAAGAAGCTCTTAAAAAGATGTTAGACCTTCAAAGAGAAGATTTCTACAATATCTTTAAAGTTGTTGATGGACAAGTTGTAATTATCAGACTACTTGATCCACCTCTACATGAATTTTTACCTAAAGAAGAAAAAGACAAAGAAAAAATGGCAAGTATATTAAATCTTCCATTAATCGAAATAGAAAGAAGAATTAGAAATCTTAAAGATGAAAACCCTATGCTTGGACACAGAGGATGTAGACTTGCTGTAACTTATCCTGAAATCTATAATACTCAAGCTAGAGGAGTTATTGAAGCTGCACTTCAATGTAAAAAAGAAGGAATCAATGTTAAACCTGAAATTATGATACCTCTTATCATAGGTGTTGGAGAGCTTAAATTTATAAAACAAAATATTACTGCTGAAATTAACAAGGTATTTGAAGAACAAGGAATGAGTATAGAATATAAGATTGGTACTATGATGGAAACTCCAAGAGCATGTCTATTAGCTGATGATATTGCTAAAGAAGCTGAATTCTTCTCATTTGGTACTAATGACTTGACTCAAACTACTATGGGACTTTCTAGAGATGACTCAGTTAAATTTATAGATGATTACCATACTCATGGTATCTTCAAACTTGAACCTTTTGCTTCTATAGATGTAAGAGGAGTTGGAAAACTTGTTAAATTAGGTGCTACTTTAGGAAGAGAAGCTAATCCTAAACTTGAAATAGGTATTTGTGGAGAACATGGTGGAGATCCGAAGAGTATAGATTTCTTTGAAAAAACTGGTCTTGACTATGTAAGTTGTTCACCATTTAGAATACTTGTTGCTATTGTAGCAGCTGCACAAAGTCATATAAGAAACATATAA
- a CDS encoding OmpP1/FadL family transporter, with the protein MKKKLGILAIAALLSTGAYAASIDHIQTYTPEYLGNQSQNGMINKSSVYYNPAGLVHLDNGTYFHIGAQLAVGHEKMDYNGKEYKADLLQYIPTLALYSVRDERTIFWTFGGLGGGGDLEYKDGVAGTAVVPDILNGTLLGKLTTFKDNGSSAEGKSLYGQTTLGRAWKVNDKLSMSIAGRAVLGMKKLKGNIDIDSSNPLVKDIHADIDSDRTAWGLGAQIGFNYKATDRLNLAMRYDSRVKLNFKASGDEKKAKLETNIPDLPFLGEVGFSDFYPEYTPGIKTRRDLPAILALGASYKVTDRWTTAISGNYYFNKDAKMDRVAGNVSLAAGTIEVKGLEAEYDNGWEVALGNEYKLNEKWTLLGSVNYAHTGAKVSSYDDIEFALNSVTVGAGVKYAPTDCDEWVFTVCHFFYDQESGHYGDKYPQNKFPSVKNPEYDKSITAFGLAYTKKF; encoded by the coding sequence ATGAAAAAGAAACTTGGAATTTTAGCAATTGCAGCACTTTTAAGCACTGGTGCTTATGCTGCATCAATAGATCATATTCAAACATACACACCTGAGTATTTAGGAAACCAATCACAAAATGGTATGATAAATAAATCATCTGTTTACTATAACCCAGCTGGGCTTGTACATTTAGACAATGGAACTTACTTCCATATTGGAGCTCAACTAGCTGTTGGACATGAAAAAATGGACTACAATGGAAAAGAGTATAAAGCAGATCTATTACAATATATCCCAACTTTAGCTCTATATAGTGTAAGAGATGAAAGAACTATATTCTGGACATTTGGAGGACTTGGTGGAGGTGGAGACCTTGAATATAAAGATGGTGTTGCTGGAACTGCAGTAGTACCTGATATATTAAATGGAACTCTTCTTGGAAAACTTACTACTTTCAAAGATAATGGTTCATCTGCTGAGGGAAAAAGTCTTTATGGACAAACTACTTTAGGTAGAGCATGGAAAGTTAACGATAAACTATCTATGTCTATTGCTGGTAGAGCTGTATTAGGAATGAAAAAATTAAAAGGAAATATTGATATTGATTCTAGTAATCCTTTAGTTAAAGATATACATGCTGATATAGATTCAGATAGAACAGCTTGGGGATTAGGAGCTCAAATAGGATTTAACTATAAGGCAACTGATAGATTAAATTTGGCTATGAGATATGATTCTAGAGTTAAATTAAATTTTAAAGCTAGTGGTGATGAAAAGAAGGCTAAATTAGAAACTAATATTCCTGATTTACCATTTTTAGGAGAAGTTGGATTTAGTGATTTCTATCCTGAATATACGCCTGGAATAAAAACTAGAAGAGATTTACCAGCTATATTAGCACTGGGAGCTTCATATAAGGTTACAGATAGATGGACAACTGCTATATCTGGAAACTACTATTTTAATAAAGATGCTAAAATGGATAGAGTGGCTGGAAATGTTTCTCTTGCTGCTGGAACAATAGAAGTAAAAGGACTAGAAGCTGAATATGATAATGGTTGGGAAGTAGCTCTTGGAAATGAGTATAAACTTAATGAAAAATGGACTTTACTTGGAAGTGTAAACTATGCTCATACTGGTGCTAAAGTAAGTTCATATGATGATATAGAGTTTGCTCTAAATTCAGTTACAGTTGGAGCAGGAGTTAAATATGCTCCCACAGATTGTGATGAATGGGTATTTACAGTATGTCACTTCTTCTATGATCAAGAATCTGGACACTATGGAGATAAATATCCTCAAAATAAATTCCCATCTGTTAAAAATCCAGAATATGATAAGAGTATCACTGCATTTGGTTTAGCTTATACAAAGAAATTCTAA
- a CDS encoding CBS domain-containing protein translates to MTLTDRQKEIIDIVKKYQPITGKEIGERLFLTRSALRTDFSILTGMKILESKPKIGYTYIGKNETEKVKDIMGPSITVDTNLSVYETIINIFSKDVGTIFITDNDQLVGVVSRKDLLKIAIGKTDIDKIPINVIMTRMPNIIYVEENDSVLDSVKKLITHQIDSLPVVRVEEKKGTKILKIVGRLTKTNITKLFMEFLSK, encoded by the coding sequence TTGACACTAACTGATAGACAAAAAGAAATTATTGATATTGTTAAAAAATACCAGCCTATCACAGGTAAAGAGATTGGAGAACGTTTATTTTTAACTAGATCAGCCCTCAGAACAGATTTTTCAATTTTAACAGGAATGAAAATATTAGAATCTAAACCTAAAATTGGATATACTTATATAGGGAAAAATGAAACTGAAAAGGTAAAAGATATTATGGGTCCTTCTATAACAGTAGACACTAATCTTTCTGTTTATGAAACTATCATCAATATATTTTCAAAAGATGTAGGTACTATTTTTATAACTGACAATGATCAATTAGTAGGAGTTGTTTCTAGAAAAGATCTATTAAAAATAGCTATTGGAAAAACAGATATAGATAAAATTCCTATTAATGTGATTATGACTAGAATGCCTAATATAATATATGTTGAAGAAAATGACAGTGTTTTGGATAGTGTTAAAAAACTTATCACTCACCAAATTGATTCTTTACCAGTTGTAAGAGTTGAAGAAAAAAAGGGAACTAAAATTTTAAAAATTGTAGGACGTTTAACAAAGACAAATATTACAAAGTTATTTATGGAATTTTTATCGAAGTAA
- the yfcE gene encoding phosphodiesterase has translation MKLLVISDIHGSPVYLKKVLDIFEKENYDKLILLGDELYHGPRNPIPEGYNPKEVIELLNNYKNKIIAVRGNCDSEVDQMMLNFPIMSDYHLLFWNNRKIFITHGHIYNKDNPLPLEDGDILVYGHFHIPIIFENDGKLFLNPGSITLPKENSPHSYGSFEDGYFIIKDIEGNIILQKNLID, from the coding sequence ATGAAACTATTAGTAATTTCAGATATACATGGCTCTCCTGTATATTTAAAAAAAGTTTTAGATATTTTTGAAAAAGAAAATTATGATAAACTTATTCTTTTAGGAGATGAGCTTTATCACGGACCTAGAAACCCTATTCCTGAGGGTTATAATCCCAAAGAAGTTATTGAATTATTAAATAATTATAAGAACAAAATTATAGCTGTAAGGGGAAATTGTGATAGCGAAGTTGATCAAATGATGCTTAACTTTCCTATTATGAGTGACTACCATCTTCTATTTTGGAATAATAGAAAAATTTTTATTACTCATGGGCATATTTATAATAAAGATAATCCTCTACCTCTTGAAGATGGTGATATTCTAGTTTATGGACATTTTCATATACCAATAATATTTGAAAATGATGGAAAGCTATTTTTAAATCCCGGTTCAATCACTCTACCTAAAGAAAATTCTCCTCACTCTTATGGTTCTTTTGAAGATGGATATTTTATTATTAAAGATATTGAAGGAAATATAATTTTACAAAAAAATTTAATAGATTAA